One Triticum dicoccoides isolate Atlit2015 ecotype Zavitan chromosome 5B, WEW_v2.0, whole genome shotgun sequence genomic window carries:
- the LOC119307833 gene encoding protein DEHYDRATION-INDUCED 19 homolog 4-like, with protein sequence MRLEEAEETDDDEERGAEEEELECPFCGEEFDGVGLCLHIEDEHAAETKAGVCPICTDRVGMDLVGHMTSEHPSFFKGRWRNQRVSSGSPSSMYSALKKDAAHIQYRYGGSSRATSLNTVPDPLLSSFVGSFIDDDADSPKDAQEELLEKVIEKSDASEQKAEESAEEPLLPEEKEERTKRSQFVQGLVLSLMFDDIL encoded by the exons ATGCGgctcgaggaggcggaggagacCGACGACGACGAAGAGAGGGGCGCCGAGGAGGAGGAGCTGGAGTGCCCCTTCTGCGGGGAGGAGTTCGACGGCGTCGGCCTGTGCTTGCACATCGAGGACGAGCACGCGGCGGAGACCAAGGCCGGG GTGTGCCCTATATGCACAGATAGAGTTGGGATGGACTTGGTTGGGCACATGACCTCAGAGCATCCCAGTTTCTTCAAG GGCAGGTGGAGGAACCAGCGAGTTTCATCTGGATCACCTTCTTCAATGTATTCCGCATTGAAAAAGGATGCGGCGCACATACAATACCGCTATGGTGGATCCTCTCGTGCCACCTCGCTCAACACAGTGCCTGATCCTCTACTCTCCTCCTTTGTTGGTAGCTTCATTGATGATGATGCAGATTCGCCAAAAGATGCACAAGAAGAGTTATTGGAAAAAGTTATTGAGAAAAGTGATGCCTCGGAGCAGAAAGCAGAAGAAAG TGCTGAGGAGCCTTTGCTccctgaggagaaggaggagagaacCAAGAGGAGCCAGTTCGTGCAGGGGCTGGTGCTGTCCCTGATGTTTGATGACATCTTGTGA